Proteins found in one Cobetia sp. L2A1 genomic segment:
- a CDS encoding transglycosylase SLT domain-containing protein — protein MVLLFSAIGCHDARQWVLNRQPQILRIGAPGRYHKVAMAFRPITDSRRSLQVTPAMLSSHTGRGIRGLRRLATLRHLTGLGLLLGLSLPLQAATPSDQSFRSAFNDARAKRFDDIQQTAVNGHVLEGYIEYHQLKARLPNVTASEVLSFIERHADSPLAEWMRGQAISAYGRTGRHESLLEVSDGIPSGATRQCYYYTAQLSHDFASASRGGLELWHVSGSQDSACDSLFSALRDRGVIDDQAIWERAMLAWAAGQGSMTSYLERQLSSNWQQAISAREQLEGNFSAITRIPTNLGHGGHAFASLGVAAMHGFTRADTEAALEAWRKINPHMPMTDEQRHEVERDLAFYSLVRDVPNNRGWVDARLPVLDDEELFDLRMRNAVREGNWSDVHEWVLKMPDRFSGEARYQYWLGRADASLGNQQEAQAAWTRAAGERNFFGFLAADRIGKAYALNRDDQVFSDAEMADVGELPVVKRVKALMNINEIGLARSEWFNAAAQADDAGARRLAAYALKQQWYDLSVFTTIRGKLWDGLSWRFPPAWQQDFQRYGANAGVDPWMLMALARRESAFNPTATSPVGARGLMQLMPGTAAKVSRDLGLSVPSNSALNDPDTNIRLGSTYIREMMDRYSGNRLAAAAAYNAGPGRVDRWLADTPGEYDRFVERIPFKETREYVKAVLAYRVIFESLAKGSSEGVRVVSEREVNQSYTTALVDRR, from the coding sequence ATGGTACTGTTATTCAGCGCCATCGGCTGCCACGATGCACGTCAGTGGGTGCTGAATCGGCAACCCCAGATACTGAGAATCGGGGCACCAGGTCGCTACCACAAGGTCGCAATGGCATTCCGCCCCATTACCGACAGTCGCAGGAGTCTACAGGTGACACCAGCCATGCTTTCTTCCCATACCGGCCGCGGCATACGTGGATTACGCCGCCTTGCTACGCTGCGTCACTTGACCGGCCTTGGCTTACTGCTAGGGTTGAGCCTGCCGCTGCAGGCAGCCACTCCAAGCGACCAGAGCTTCCGCTCCGCCTTCAATGATGCGCGTGCCAAACGCTTCGACGACATCCAGCAGACCGCCGTCAATGGTCATGTACTGGAAGGCTATATCGAGTATCACCAGCTCAAGGCACGCCTGCCCAATGTGACAGCCTCTGAAGTGCTGTCCTTCATCGAGCGTCACGCCGATTCACCACTGGCGGAGTGGATGCGTGGTCAGGCCATCTCCGCCTATGGGCGTACCGGTCGTCATGAGTCATTGCTCGAAGTCAGTGATGGCATACCCTCCGGTGCCACTCGCCAATGTTATTACTACACGGCTCAGTTATCGCATGACTTCGCCAGTGCGTCCCGTGGCGGCCTGGAGCTCTGGCATGTCTCAGGCTCTCAGGACTCGGCCTGTGACTCACTGTTCTCTGCCCTGCGCGATCGTGGCGTGATTGATGACCAGGCCATCTGGGAGCGCGCCATGCTCGCCTGGGCAGCCGGCCAAGGCAGTATGACCAGCTATCTGGAACGCCAGCTTTCCAGTAACTGGCAACAGGCCATCTCTGCACGCGAGCAACTCGAGGGCAACTTCTCGGCCATCACGCGCATCCCGACCAACCTTGGACATGGCGGACATGCCTTTGCAAGCCTGGGTGTGGCGGCCATGCATGGCTTTACTCGCGCTGATACCGAAGCCGCGCTGGAAGCATGGCGCAAGATCAATCCGCATATGCCGATGACGGATGAGCAGCGTCATGAAGTCGAGCGTGATCTGGCCTTCTACTCGCTGGTACGTGATGTACCCAACAACCGCGGCTGGGTAGATGCCCGCCTGCCGGTACTCGACGACGAGGAGCTGTTCGACCTGCGCATGCGTAATGCGGTACGTGAAGGCAACTGGTCAGACGTGCATGAATGGGTGCTGAAGATGCCGGATCGCTTCAGCGGCGAAGCGCGCTACCAGTACTGGCTGGGCCGTGCTGACGCCAGTCTCGGTAATCAGCAAGAGGCACAAGCAGCCTGGACGCGTGCAGCAGGTGAGCGCAATTTCTTCGGATTCCTCGCCGCTGATCGTATTGGCAAGGCGTATGCCCTGAACCGTGATGACCAGGTCTTCTCCGATGCCGAGATGGCCGATGTCGGCGAACTTCCGGTGGTGAAACGCGTGAAAGCGCTGATGAACATCAACGAGATCGGACTGGCTCGCTCTGAGTGGTTCAATGCTGCCGCCCAGGCCGATGACGCAGGAGCACGCCGTCTGGCCGCTTACGCGCTCAAGCAGCAGTGGTACGACCTGAGTGTATTTACAACCATTCGCGGCAAGCTGTGGGACGGCCTGTCCTGGCGCTTCCCGCCCGCCTGGCAGCAGGACTTTCAGCGTTACGGTGCCAATGCTGGCGTCGACCCGTGGATGCTGATGGCGCTGGCGCGTCGCGAAAGCGCCTTCAATCCGACGGCAACCTCACCTGTCGGCGCCCGTGGCCTGATGCAGCTGATGCCGGGCACGGCAGCCAAGGTCAGTCGTGACCTGGGCCTGTCGGTACCGAGCAATTCTGCACTGAATGATCCAGACACCAACATCCGTCTCGGCAGCACCTACATTCGCGAGATGATGGATCGCTACTCCGGCAACCGCCTGGCAGCCGCTGCTGCCTACAACGCAGGCCCGGGTCGTGTCGATCGCTGGTTGGCCGATACGCCGGGTGAGTACGATCGCTTCGTTGAGCGTATCCCCTTCAAGGAAACACGTGAGTACGTCAAGGCGGTACTCGCTTACCGTGTCATCTTCGAGAGCCTCGCCAAGGGCTCAAGTGAAGGCGTCAGGGTCGTCAGTGAACGTGAAGTCAACCAGAGCTATACCACTGCACTGGTCGACCGTCGCTGA